GCCCTGGGCAGGCGGTACGCGCCGGGGCTGCCGTCGTCGCGGGTGGTGTCGCTGTGGGGCCAGGCCTTCCGGCAGGCGGCGGGGCTGGGCACGCTGGACCAGGTGGACGCCCGGCTGGGCGCGCGGGCGGGGGCCCTGGCCCGGCGGCGGGGCGCCGGGATCCTGGCCTACAGCTACTACGCGCACGCGGCGTTCAGCGCCTACGGCGCGGGCGGCGCCCCGCGCCTGCTGTTCCAGGTGCATCCCCACCCGGCGTCGCTGCGGTCGCTGTTCCTGGACGAGATGAAGCGCGTCCCCGCCGCCGGGTCGCTCGCGGGCGAAGAAGAGATGCGGGCCGGGGGAGAGCGCTTTCGGCGGCTGGCGGGCGAGCCGCGGATGGCCGACCTGTGCCTGGTCGCGTCGCGCTACACCGGGCGTACGCTGGTGGAGAACGGCGTGGCGCCCGAGGCGGTGCGGGTGGTCCCGTACGGCGTCGACACCGCGTTCCTGCACCCCGCCCCCGAGCGCCGTCCGGGACCCTTCCGCGTGCTGTTCGCCGGCCAGATGGTGCAGCGAAAAGGGCTCAGCGACCTGCTGGAGGCGTGGCGGGGGCTGCGGCTGGCCGACGCCGAGCTTACGCTGGTGGGCCGCGGGCGCTTCGACGAGGGAGTCCTTCGCGCGTACGAAGGGTGCTTCCGCATGGAGACGGACGCGTCGCGGACCCGGCTGCGGGAGCTGTACCAGCAGGCAGACGTGCTGTGCGTGCCGTCGCTCGCGGAGGGGTTCGGCCTGGTGTACCTGGAGGCCATGGCGTGCGGCACCCCCGTGATCGCCACCCACAACACCGGCGCGGCAGACCTGGTCACCGACGGCCGCGACGGATGGGTGGTGCCGATCCGCGCCCCGGAGGCCATCGCCGAGCGCCTTCGCTGGTGCCACCAGAACCGGGACGCCCTCGCGCGAATGCGCCCGGCCGTCCGCGCCACCGCCGAGCGGTACACCTGGCCGGCCTTCCGCGAAAAGGTGGCGCGCGCCACGCGCCAGGCCGGCGAAGGCGCCCGCCCCGTTTTCCCCGATGCCGTCCGGCCATGACCCAGCATGAAGTAGAAGTCCAGCGGGCCTACTACGCCTCCACCGCGCAGCGGTACGACGAGATGCACGTCCGCGAGGGCGACGAGCACTACTTCGCCCTCTCCTTCATGCTGTCGATGCTCGACTTCCTGGAGATCCGGTCGGTGCTGGACGTGGGGGCGGGTACCGGGCGCACGGTGCAGCACATCCGGGCGCACCGTCCCGACATCCGGGTGGTGGGGATCGAGCCCGTGCAGGCGCTGATCGACCAGGGCCACGCCAAGGGCCTTTCCGCCGACGAGCTGCGGGTGGGCGACGCCACGGCGCTGCCCTACGCCGACGGCGAGTTCGACCTGGTGTGCGAGTTCGCGGTCCTGCACCATGTCCGCGAGCCCCGCCGGGTCGTCGCGGAGATGCTGAGGGTGGCGCGCAGGGCCGTCTTCATTTCCGACACCAACCGTTTCGGGCAGGGGTCGGCGGCGGTGCGCGCGGCCAAGCAGCTGCTGAGCGCGGTGGGGCTATGGAAGGCGGCGGACCTGGTGCGGACGCGTGGAAAGGGGTACACCCTCTCCGAAGGCGACGGGCTGGCGTACTCGTACTCGGTGTTCGACGACTACCGCCAGGTGCGCGAGGGGTGCCGGCGCATCCACCTGCTGAACACCGTGGACGGCGGGGTGAACCCCTACCGCACCGCCCCCCACGTCGCGCTGCTGGGCATCAAGTAGCGCCCGGCGCGCCGGCGAACGACGGTTCAGCGGGCCGGGCCGGCATCCACGCCCAGCATCGGTCGCGCGAGGCCCCGCGCGAAGAGGGACCGGGCCCGCCGCTCCACCCACCGGCGCACCTGCACGGTGCGCTCCTCGGTAAGCCGCGCAAGGACCCAGGCATACCCCAGCACCAGTGCCGTGAGCGGAACCAGCGCGGCCAGGTGCGCCGCGTCGGGCTGCCAGGGTGCCGCGCCGTTGCGGGTGAGCACCGCCGCCAGGAACACGATCAGCGGCATGTGCGCCACGTACAGCGTGAACGAGAAGCCCGCGATGGTCCCCGACACCGTCCTCCCCGCCGGCGCGCGCCGCGCCGCGGCGGCCCCGCCCTGCAGCAGCACCCACAGCAGCCCCGTGAACACCACCCCGAGCGCGGCGTCGGCCGCCAGCGCCGAGGGGAACGCGTCGACGCGCACCAGCGCCAGGGTGCCCCCGAGCGCCAGGAGCAGCCCGCCCGCCGCGGCGCGGCGCACGTGCGGCCGGCCGGCCAGCGGCGCCGGGGCCACCGCCACCGCCACGCCCAGGAGCCAGAGCAGGAAGTACGTACGGATGACGGGGCCCACGAAGAGCGCCACGGCCGCGGCCACGGCCACGTACGCGGCCTTGCGGACGGCGCCCGGGGCCAGTGCGCCCAGCAGGAGCGCCGGGAAGAGGGCGTAGTACCAGAACTCGTAGCTCAGGCTCCACAGGGGCGCGTTGGACCCGAAGGGAGGCGCCACGATTTCCTGGAGGTAGAACAGGTTGGCGAACAGGGTGCCCGCCCCGGTGCGGTCGCTCACGGCGAACGACATGAAGGGTGCACCCGGTTCGCCGGTGTAGGTGCCCGCCGTGCCGAACAGCGCCAGCCCCGCCTGGTCCCAGAGGGCGCCCAGCACCAGGCACGGCACCAGGACCACGTACAGCCGCGTCAGCCGCTGCGACGCGTACCATCCCCACGACCAGCGCCCCTCGTCCACGGCCCGCAGCACGCTGGCCGAGATCAGCAGGCCGCTCAGCACGAAGAAAACGATGACGGCCGCGTGCCCGAACCCGGTGGCGAAGTACACCGCCTTGGCGCCCAGAGACTGGTTTTCGGGGATCACCCGCGCATACTCCACGAAGAGCGCCGCGCGCAGGTGGTTCCACATCACGAACAGCGCGGCGGTCCCGCGGATCAGGTCCAGCCGGGCCGAGACGGGCTCGGGAAAGCGCAGCTGCGCTCCGCGCCGGAGGAATGCGGGGAGTTTGGCGCCCGGGGGCGAGGGGTGAAGGCCGGGCATGACGTCGTGGCTCATTCGCGCGGGACCTCGGGAGGATGGGGGGATCGGCGGCAAATCTAACCCGCGATCGCTGGAAGTGCAATCGCCGCAACGGGGTACGCGCGGCCCCGGGAACCGCGGGTGGTGGCGTTCCGCGGCTCGGGCGTATAGATTCGGCGCGCGCAGCACCCCCGTTTCACCCTGTTTTCGCGTCCCTTGCCGCTCGCATCTCCGACCGCCGATCGTTCCGCCGCCCCGGCGATTCCCCCGGGCGCGGTGTGGATCCTGCCCGCCGCCCTGGCGTGCGGGTGGGTCGTCGCGCGATACGCACAGGGGTTCATGGGCCGGGAGACGCTGCTCTGCCTGTTGCTGGGCGGGATCATCCTCGCGCCCGCCGCGGTGCGGATGGCGACCGGCACCTTCGACCTGTTCGAGCCGATGGTGCTGGTGACCGGCCTGTACTTCCTGTATTTCGTCGTCGGGCCGCTGGTGCGGTTCTCGATGGACGACATGGTGTTCGTGGGCCGCAACTTCGAGGCGGCCTACGCCAGGGGGCTGCTGGCCGTGCTCGTGGTGGTGCTTTCGCTCTGGGCAGGCTACGCCGTGCCCGTGGGGCCGCCGCCCGGGTCGGCCGCCGCGCTGCGCCGCCGGTGGGACCCGGCCGCCGCCCGGCGGATGGGATGGGGGCTGGTGTTGCTGGCGCTGGTGTTCATGCTCCTGTGGGCGCGCATCGCCGGGAGGTCGCTGGGCACGTTCTTCCTTCCGGGGCTGTTCGGCTCCATGGGGGGCGGGGGCGACGGGCCCGACATCCCGTACCTGGTCCTCGCCATCGAGTGGTTCACGCCGGCGCTGCTGGTGCTGGTCATCGCGGGGGCGCTCCGCGGCCTGGGGTCGCGGGCCGCCGCCGTGCTGCTCATCACCATCGTGTACGTGTCCATCGGCTTCCGGTACCGCGTGGTGATCCTCTGGATCGCCTTCTCCATGCTGCTGTATCTCAAGGCCGGCAAGCGACCCCGCCTGGCGGTGCTGGTGCCCGCCGGGCTGGGCGCGTTCATGTTCGTGGGGTGGCTGGCGTGGGCGCGCCTGTTCTTCCGGTCGGGGGGTGCAAACGGCGGGCTCGCCTTCAACTTCGGCGATGTGGTCCAGGGCGGGCTGAGCGACACGCGCGTCTTCGAGACGTTCGGGGCGGTCATGCAGGTGGTGCCGCAGCACGTGGACTACGTGGGCTTCGATCCGCTGGCGTACCTCTTCATCCTTCCCATCCCGCGGTTCCTGTGGCCGGAAAAGCCCCTGCCCATGTGGCTGTACGACATCGGCGGCAGCATCGGCACGGCCGAGTCGGCGAACCTGGGTGCGGCGGTGCCCCACTTCGGCGAGTACTACTTCATGTTCGGGTGGCCGGGGATGGCGCTGGGCAGCTTTCTGTTCGGCATGGGGGTGCGCTGGCTCTGGCGCTGGTACCAGGCGGACCCCGGCGACCCCTGGCGCCAGCTGCTGCTGGCCATCAACACCGGGTTCCTGTTCCAGGCCGTGATCCGCGGATACCTGGCGCAGGTGTTCCAGGAGTGGTGCTTCATCGTGCTGCCCGCCATCGTGATCATGCGGATGTGCACCCGTCCGGCGCCGCCGCCGGCGGCGGGGAACGCGAATGCCTAGGGTGCTGGTCGTCAGCAACATCCCCACGCCGTACAACGACGCCCTCTTCGCCAGCCTTGCGCGGCGGCCGGGGGTGGAACTGCGGGTGGCCTACGGCGCGCCCACCGAGGCCAACCGCGCCTGGGCGCTCGCCGCCGACAAGGGATACGAGTACCAGGTGCTCCGGGGGCGCACCCTGGCCGGCTCGGCCCACGTGAACCCCGGGGTCGCGCGGCTGGTGGCGGGGTCCCGCGCCGACGTCGCCGTGCTCACCGGGTCGTACACCATGCCCACCATTCAGCTCGCCGCCGCGGCGCTGGGGCTGAGCGGCATTCCCTGGGTGTACTGGGGCGAAGAGCTGCTGCACGGCCCGGCGCCGCCGGTTCGCCGGGCCCTGCGCGCCGCGCTGCGGGCCGTGCTGCGGCGGGCGCGGGGCGTGCTGGCCATCGGCACCCGGGCCTGCGCTTCGTACGCGCGCGCGGGGGTGCGGCCGGATCGCATCGCCGACTTCCGCTACTACGCCGACACCGGCGCCTTCCGGCTTTCGCCCGGGGCCCGGGCAGAGGCGCGCGCGCGGCTGCGGGCGGAGCTCCAGGTGGCGCCGGGCGCCGTGGCGTTCGTGTACGCGGGGCAGCTGATCGCGCGCAAGGGGGTCGACACCCTGCTGCGCGCCTTCGCGCGGCTGCAGGCACCCGGCGCGGTGGCGGTGGTGGCGGGCGACGGCCCCGACCGCGACGCCCTGGCGGCGCTCGCGCGCGAGTTGGGCATCGCGGGGCGGGTGAGGTTTCCCGGCTTCGTGCAGCCCGCGCGGCTTCCGGAACTGTTCGCCGCCGCCGACGCCTTCGTCCTTCCCTCGCACGCCGAGGGGTGGGGGGTGGTGGTGCCCGAGGCCATGGCGGCGGGGCTCCCCGTGCTGGCCTCGGAGCGGGTGAACGCCGCCGCCGACCTGGTGGCCGAGGGAAGCTCGGGATGGGTGTTTCCGGCGGGGGACGACCGGCTGCTGGGGGCCCGCATGGCCCAGCTGTGCGCCACGCCGGGGCTGGCGGCGCGGATGGGCGCCGCCGGGCGCGAGTCGCTGCGCGACGAGCAGCCGGCGCCGGCCGCCCGGCGGATGGTGACGCTGCTGGACGCGGCCCGGGCGGGCCGGCCGCTGGCGGGGCTGTGATGAGCGATGCCGGCGTACTCCCGGCACCCGCGGGCGGGGCACGGGCACTCCCGCGGGGCACCCGCATCCTTTTCGTGGCCGACGGGCGCAGCCCCATCGCGCGCAACTGGATCGAGCACTTCGTGGCCCGGGGCGACGAGGTGCACCTGGTGTCGACCTTTCCCTGCGAGGCCGGTTCGCTCCGGCTGGCCGGGCTTCACGTGCTCCCCGTGGCCTTCGCGCGGTTCGCCGGAGGCAACGTGGGGCGCGGCGCGGCGCCCGCCTCCGCCGGCCGCGCGGCCGCCCTGACGCGCAACCTGCGGGCGCGCGCCGTTGCCGCGGCGTTCCCCACCGTGTTCGGCTGGCTGGCGCCCGCCACGCTGGGCAGCCACGCGCGGCGGCTTCGCGAGCTGGTCCTCCA
The window above is part of the Longimicrobium sp. genome. Proteins encoded here:
- a CDS encoding glycosyltransferase family 4 protein, whose protein sequence is ALGRRYAPGLPSSRVVSLWGQAFRQAAGLGTLDQVDARLGARAGALARRRGAGILAYSYYAHAAFSAYGAGGAPRLLFQVHPHPASLRSLFLDEMKRVPAAGSLAGEEEMRAGGERFRRLAGEPRMADLCLVASRYTGRTLVENGVAPEAVRVVPYGVDTAFLHPAPERRPGPFRVLFAGQMVQRKGLSDLLEAWRGLRLADAELTLVGRGRFDEGVLRAYEGCFRMETDASRTRLRELYQQADVLCVPSLAEGFGLVYLEAMACGTPVIATHNTGAADLVTDGRDGWVVPIRAPEAIAERLRWCHQNRDALARMRPAVRATAERYTWPAFREKVARATRQAGEGARPVFPDAVRP
- a CDS encoding class I SAM-dependent methyltransferase, whose amino-acid sequence is MTQHEVEVQRAYYASTAQRYDEMHVREGDEHYFALSFMLSMLDFLEIRSVLDVGAGTGRTVQHIRAHRPDIRVVGIEPVQALIDQGHAKGLSADELRVGDATALPYADGEFDLVCEFAVLHHVREPRRVVAEMLRVARRAVFISDTNRFGQGSAAVRAAKQLLSAVGLWKAADLVRTRGKGYTLSEGDGLAYSYSVFDDYRQVREGCRRIHLLNTVDGGVNPYRTAPHVALLGIK
- a CDS encoding acyltransferase family protein, yielding MSHDVMPGLHPSPPGAKLPAFLRRGAQLRFPEPVSARLDLIRGTAALFVMWNHLRAALFVEYARVIPENQSLGAKAVYFATGFGHAAVIVFFVLSGLLISASVLRAVDEGRWSWGWYASQRLTRLYVVLVPCLVLGALWDQAGLALFGTAGTYTGEPGAPFMSFAVSDRTGAGTLFANLFYLQEIVAPPFGSNAPLWSLSYEFWYYALFPALLLGALAPGAVRKAAYVAVAAAVALFVGPVIRTYFLLWLLGVAVAVAPAPLAGRPHVRRAAAGGLLLALGGTLALVRVDAFPSALAADAALGVVFTGLLWVLLQGGAAAARRAPAGRTVSGTIAGFSFTLYVAHMPLIVFLAAVLTRNGAAPWQPDAAHLAALVPLTALVLGYAWVLARLTEERTVQVRRWVERRARSLFARGLARPMLGVDAGPAR
- a CDS encoding glycosyltransferase produces the protein MPRVLVVSNIPTPYNDALFASLARRPGVELRVAYGAPTEANRAWALAADKGYEYQVLRGRTLAGSAHVNPGVARLVAGSRADVAVLTGSYTMPTIQLAAAALGLSGIPWVYWGEELLHGPAPPVRRALRAALRAVLRRARGVLAIGTRACASYARAGVRPDRIADFRYYADTGAFRLSPGARAEARARLRAELQVAPGAVAFVYAGQLIARKGVDTLLRAFARLQAPGAVAVVAGDGPDRDALAALARELGIAGRVRFPGFVQPARLPELFAAADAFVLPSHAEGWGVVVPEAMAAGLPVLASERVNAAADLVAEGSSGWVFPAGDDRLLGARMAQLCATPGLAARMGAAGRESLRDEQPAPAARRMVTLLDAARAGRPLAGL